One window from the genome of Desulforamulus ruminis DSM 2154 encodes:
- a CDS encoding phage portal protein family protein yields the protein MDKAYLTQSGSQLQTAIYLFDGAIYNPEATRLPEYERMLDTDETVATAYDFLTLSVMSLLGEYHHPDPEITDFVKQCLENMQDSLPIACADILSAIWAGFSVTEIVWKAENKRLMLDYLATYHPSTVHFKLNAKGRLDGVVQRGTFAALGEDIPKEKCILYTHGKRFNNYYGTSAFKRLRKNWLLKDAFLRMWAKALDKYGTPLTVAVVPEGIVVDPESGEETSQLDYTTKLLANLQNGTALAFSAKSEKDSRIPDVKVHFPTNGVGEAFNQAIAYLNKMICRGLLLPSLVLDEGSRSGSYALGESHFDAFMLGIREIYVQITDVLLDQLIRRMIEYNFGPQDEWGTFQERPPGPEQVKILAEIFTSLTNAGYMEPAVEEDFRYVRVAVGLPEREPKPSRTPLEVAKENYPRYLRGENLEHEE from the coding sequence ATGGACAAAGCGTACCTCACCCAGTCCGGCAGTCAACTGCAAACCGCGATATACCTCTTTGACGGCGCAATTTACAACCCGGAAGCAACCCGCCTCCCGGAGTATGAAAGAATGCTGGACACGGATGAAACCGTGGCCACGGCCTACGATTTTTTAACGCTGTCCGTCATGAGCCTCCTGGGAGAGTATCACCACCCGGACCCGGAGATCACGGACTTTGTCAAGCAGTGCCTGGAAAATATGCAGGACAGTCTGCCCATTGCCTGTGCGGATATTCTCTCCGCCATCTGGGCCGGGTTTTCGGTGACGGAAATCGTCTGGAAGGCTGAAAACAAAAGGTTGATGCTGGATTACCTGGCCACCTATCACCCTTCCACCGTGCATTTTAAGCTAAACGCCAAAGGACGCCTGGACGGGGTGGTGCAGCGGGGAACCTTCGCCGCCCTGGGAGAGGACATCCCAAAGGAAAAGTGCATCCTATATACCCACGGAAAACGATTTAATAATTATTACGGGACCAGCGCCTTTAAACGGCTGCGTAAAAACTGGCTGCTCAAAGACGCCTTCCTCCGGATGTGGGCCAAAGCCCTGGACAAGTACGGGACGCCTTTGACGGTGGCCGTTGTCCCGGAGGGCATCGTGGTGGATCCGGAATCCGGAGAGGAAACCAGTCAATTGGATTACACCACCAAACTGCTGGCCAACCTGCAAAACGGGACCGCCCTGGCCTTTTCCGCCAAGTCTGAAAAGGATAGCCGGATTCCCGATGTCAAAGTTCACTTCCCCACCAATGGGGTTGGCGAAGCCTTTAACCAGGCCATTGCCTACCTCAATAAGATGATTTGCCGGGGGCTGCTGCTGCCCTCCCTGGTGCTGGATGAAGGCAGCCGTTCCGGAAGTTATGCTTTGGGTGAAAGTCATTTTGACGCCTTTATGCTGGGCATCCGTGAAATTTACGTCCAGATTACGGACGTTTTGCTGGATCAATTGATCCGGCGGATGATCGAGTACAATTTTGGCCCCCAAGACGAATGGGGAACCTTTCAAGAACGGCCCCCGGGGCCGGAACAGGTGAAGATTCTAGCTGAGATTTTCACCAGCCTGACCAACGCCGGATATATGGAGCCTGCGGTGGAAGAAGATTTCCGATATGTCCGGGTGGCCGTGGGCCTGCCCGAACGGGAACCGAAGCCAAGCCGCACCCCCCTGGAGGTGGCCAAGGAAAACTACCCCCGGTATCTGAGGGGAGAGAATCTCGAACATGAGGAATGA
- a CDS encoding phage protein Gp27 family protein: MGRRKHHKVAALPPEIVEAVNEMLLQGHTYEEIADYLKNMGTPVSKSAVGRYGKDFHAKFERLKQIRDQAKAIIESNDGAPGTQLAEATTELAISMIMETLSELDGLQGEKVTELLKVLPKLADSGTRREALKLQFNKGAEAALARLKEELKAELNSEPDLLQKMYELADRVKEKVAS; the protein is encoded by the coding sequence ATGGGCAGAAGAAAACACCATAAGGTAGCGGCCTTGCCGCCTGAAATTGTTGAGGCCGTAAACGAAATGCTTTTGCAAGGCCATACCTATGAAGAAATAGCGGACTACCTGAAAAATATGGGCACACCGGTGAGTAAATCCGCCGTAGGCCGGTATGGGAAAGACTTCCACGCCAAGTTTGAACGGCTTAAGCAAATTCGGGACCAGGCCAAAGCCATTATTGAGAGCAACGACGGAGCGCCGGGAACCCAACTGGCGGAAGCCACCACGGAATTAGCCATTTCCATGATTATGGAAACGCTGTCCGAGTTGGACGGACTCCAAGGGGAAAAGGTTACGGAGCTCCTGAAAGTGCTGCCGAAACTGGCGGACTCCGGCACCCGGCGGGAGGCGTTGAAGCTCCAGTTTAACAAGGGGGCGGAGGCGGCCCTGGCCAGGCTGAAAGAGGAATTGAAGGCGGAACTAAATTCGGAACCGGACCTGCTGCAAAAAATGTATGAACTTGCGGACCGGGTTAAGGAGAAGGTGGCGTCTTAA
- a CDS encoding phage terminase large subunit family protein → MGLINELVGKNLKGLTFPEYCLENIVLDDKTPFNVYNRAFMKEIVESIFLDPHVTISKGAQTGFSTLFLAHGFYMVDVRGANLIYYLPTDKMANRFGQTRFDPYVQRSDYLKSRLLGTDQAGLKQIGTHFFYMLGLVSKTGAISIPADEIIFDEVALINRENMDLAQDRIMASKLGWQRYFSAPLFEEDGIDELYRDSDTRKWVVRCTGCGRESILEEEFPENIRDERKKKGRIYLACVKCGKPLDVYNARWIAEHPDRNRTGYRVPQLIIRETRLDLIWDRWLKAQGKPAKLARFRRSVLGIADSGNMQPVTSKVLEIVEAAGDYYFQDTSEEVCGIGIDMGDRAHVAILAPYGEEGFRILAAFHIDVEDLLLRIPDWEAAYNAGALIIDAMPYKTESKRVVRILQEALGFIQYFKATYRETTEGEDDREVRVIQVDRDESLDDTTALFATNPPQALLFKPRNTEEEKTLDEIRRHLKKLVKEETTGPDGAKKISYKRNVENHFGMAINSARLALEMVRSQQRKSGPPVTGGRVIGRNIAADIVW, encoded by the coding sequence ATGGGCCTGATTAATGAACTGGTTGGGAAAAACCTCAAAGGACTCACGTTTCCGGAGTACTGTTTGGAAAATATCGTTTTGGACGATAAGACGCCTTTTAACGTCTACAACCGGGCTTTCATGAAAGAAATTGTTGAGTCCATCTTTTTAGACCCCCATGTCACCATTTCCAAGGGTGCCCAAACCGGTTTCAGTACACTTTTTTTGGCCCATGGTTTCTACATGGTGGATGTCCGGGGAGCCAACCTGATTTATTACCTCCCTACCGACAAGATGGCCAACCGGTTCGGCCAGACCCGTTTTGATCCCTATGTGCAGCGCAGTGACTATTTAAAGTCCAGACTCCTGGGCACCGACCAGGCCGGACTGAAACAAATTGGCACTCATTTCTTTTATATGTTAGGGCTTGTCAGCAAAACCGGCGCTATCAGCATCCCGGCAGATGAAATTATCTTTGATGAGGTGGCCCTGATTAACCGGGAAAACATGGATCTGGCCCAGGACCGGATCATGGCCTCGAAACTGGGCTGGCAGCGATATTTCAGCGCCCCTCTCTTTGAGGAGGACGGGATTGACGAACTTTACCGGGATTCGGACACCCGGAAATGGGTGGTTCGCTGTACCGGCTGCGGACGGGAATCCATCCTGGAGGAGGAATTCCCCGAAAACATCCGGGACGAACGCAAAAAGAAAGGCAGGATTTATCTGGCCTGCGTGAAATGCGGAAAGCCCCTGGATGTATATAACGCCCGGTGGATTGCGGAGCATCCGGACAGGAACCGAACCGGCTACCGGGTGCCCCAGTTGATCATCCGCGAAACCCGGCTGGATCTCATTTGGGACCGCTGGCTGAAGGCCCAGGGAAAACCGGCCAAGCTGGCTAGGTTCCGGCGGTCTGTTTTGGGGATTGCGGACAGCGGCAACATGCAGCCGGTGACATCAAAGGTGCTGGAGATTGTGGAGGCTGCCGGGGACTACTACTTTCAGGACACTTCCGAAGAAGTATGCGGCATTGGCATAGATATGGGCGACCGGGCACACGTGGCCATCCTTGCCCCCTACGGGGAAGAGGGGTTCCGAATTCTGGCCGCCTTTCATATTGACGTGGAGGACCTGTTGCTGCGGATTCCGGACTGGGAAGCGGCATACAACGCCGGTGCCCTCATCATTGACGCGATGCCGTATAAGACAGAATCCAAACGGGTGGTGCGAATCCTGCAGGAAGCCCTGGGATTCATCCAATACTTTAAAGCCACCTACAGAGAGACAACCGAGGGTGAGGATGACCGGGAGGTCCGGGTGATCCAGGTGGACCGGGATGAGTCCCTGGACGATACCACGGCCCTCTTTGCCACCAACCCGCCCCAGGCCCTGCTGTTTAAACCCCGGAACACGGAAGAAGAAAAAACCCTGGATGAAATCAGGCGTCACCTGAAAAAACTGGTCAAAGAAGAAACCACCGGACCGGACGGAGCCAAGAAAATTTCCTACAAAAGAAATGTGGAAAACCACTTCGGGATGGCCATCAACTCCGCCCGGCTGGCGCTGGAAATGGTCCGGTCCCAGCAAAGAAAATCCGGGCCGCCGGTCACCGGCGGGCGTGTGATCGGCAGGAACATTGCCGCCGACATCGTTTGGTAA
- a CDS encoding minor capsid protein, with the protein MRNEAFFREIDQAETRVLTQWERWLKKNIAALPWRELERLSKTGGRKLRMPAGLHLDPQGLAKILANHGAEMVAAGRAHGDRLVLELHQRYRPRRMAELPRFQFDAGTDPRLIPAQAVEIMEARAMVLAGDVTIEMEAELKKSLLRYLYGTSRTETEQRIEEILEDTRDRASNITTTEGTYAYNRGRLASFADNEVDYVRFSAVMDGSTSRQCRSRHGKLMRLDDPRLANNTPPLHGRCRSVLNPVYGIYQPELLTSENLDWDQVVPLPKGWAA; encoded by the coding sequence ATGAGGAATGAGGCGTTCTTCCGGGAAATTGACCAGGCGGAAACCAGGGTACTCACCCAATGGGAACGCTGGCTGAAAAAGAACATCGCCGCCCTGCCCTGGAGGGAGTTGGAGCGGCTGTCCAAAACCGGGGGCCGTAAGCTGCGGATGCCAGCGGGACTCCACCTGGATCCGCAGGGGCTGGCCAAAATCCTGGCCAACCACGGCGCGGAAATGGTGGCTGCCGGACGCGCCCACGGGGACCGCCTGGTTTTGGAACTGCACCAAAGATACCGCCCGCGCAGGATGGCCGAACTACCCCGTTTCCAGTTTGATGCCGGAACGGACCCCAGACTGATTCCGGCCCAGGCGGTGGAGATTATGGAGGCCCGGGCCATGGTGCTGGCCGGGGATGTGACCATAGAAATGGAAGCGGAGTTGAAAAAGTCTCTGCTCCGCTATCTGTATGGAACCTCCCGGACGGAAACGGAACAGCGAATCGAAGAGATTTTGGAGGACACCCGCGACCGGGCCAGCAACATTACCACCACCGAAGGAACTTACGCCTATAACCGGGGGCGGCTGGCCAGTTTTGCGGACAACGAGGTGGATTATGTCCGTTTTTCCGCCGTAATGGACGGGAGTACCTCCCGCCAATGCCGGAGCCGACACGGCAAGCTCATGCGCCTGGATGATCCGAGGCTGGCAAACAACACCCCTCCCCTGCATGGGAGATGCCGGTCTGTGCTGAACCCCGTATATGGCATCTATCAGCCGGAACTCCT